The Setaria italica strain Yugu1 chromosome IX, Setaria_italica_v2.0, whole genome shotgun sequence genome has a window encoding:
- the LOC101758488 gene encoding uncharacterized protein LOC101758488 yields MYPPDTLEENGYFQWLEHDFEWYFDPVYCNFAHLEDYQRLALPNTGEYMHWEDYHNTCSTLRSEQEFVYFLETLSSKTKWFKNFRSAESSERKRIERVVFYHAVKIAKECTHIFTTLLHTGYSEYLWSIRFDKTWYEDFACIYFEIWKLIAKQKMSFKDALDQVKEKGMCSLCRFELEAELDNDQQWWLGPGPMTRHYNIYVAEIDENLTDAEAYKLVMEAV; encoded by the exons ATGTACCCTCCAGATACTCTTGAAGAAAACGGGTATTTTCAGTGGCTTGAGCATGATTTTGAATGGTACTTTGATCCTGTATACTGCAACTTTGCTCACTTGGAGGACTACCAGCGCTTAGCTCTTCCTAATACT ggTGAATATATGCACTGGGAAGATTACCACAATACTTGTAGTACACTTCGGAGCGAACAAGAATTTGTCTATTTCTTGGAAACTCTATCAAGTAAAACTAAG tggtttaaaaatttCCGGAGTGCTGAATCAAGTGAG CGGAAAAGAATCGAGCGTGTTGTCTTCTATCATGCTGTAAAGATCGCAAAAGAGTGCACCCATATTTTTACAACTTTGCTTCACACTGGCTACTCT gaaTATTTGTGGAGCATTAGGTTTGATAAGACTTGGTATGAAGACTTTGCTTGTATCTATTTTGAGATTTGGAAACTGATTGCTAAGCAAAAG ATGAGTTTCAAAGATGCTTTGGATCAAGTGAAGGAAAAAGGCATGTGTTCCTTGTGCCGTTTTGAATTGGAAGCTGAGCTTGACAATGACCAACAGTGGTGGCTTGGTCCTGGTCCGATGACACGTCAT TATAATATCTATGTGGCTGAAATTGATGAAAAT TTAACAGATGCTGAAGCTTATAAGTTGGTCATGGAGGCCGTCTAA
- the LOC101759169 gene encoding nudix hydrolase 16, mitochondrial, with amino-acid sequence MCDLVARTGRHQQRYEDGRRLVAGCIPFRYRANNDETSDDKHKKLVEVLMINSQSGPGLLFPKGGWENDETVEEAAAREAIEEAGVRGDIVHLLGFYDFKSKTHQDACCPEGMCRAAVFALHVKEELTSWPEQSTRQRTWLTVPEAASQCRYQWMQEALLTGFSEWHDKWSRSGGGTNCDPA; translated from the exons ATGTGCGACCTGGTGGCCCGCACGGGCCGGCATCAGCAGCGGTACGAGGATGGCCGTCGGCTAGTGGCCGG GTGCATACCATTTAGGTATAGAGCTAATAATGATGAAACCTCTGATGACAAACATAAGAAACTTGTGGAAGTTCTCATGATAAATTCCCAAAGTGGACCTGGTCTTTTGTTTCCAAAG GGAGGATGGGAGAATGATGAAACTGTTGAAGAGGCAGCAGCTCGAGAAGCTATAGAAGAGGCTGGAGTTCGAGGTGATATAGTG CATCTTCTGGGTTTTTATGACTTCAAAAGCAAGACACATCAAGATGCGTGCTGTCCTGAGGGTATGTGCAGAGCTGCGGTGTTTGCACTGCATGTAAAGGAAGAGCTAACCTCATGGCCTGAACAGAGCACCCGGCAGAGAACCTGGCTCACGGTTCCTGAAGCTGCATCACAGTGCCGGTACCAGTGGATGCAAGAGGCCTTGCTCACAGGCTTCTCCGAGTGGCATGACAAGTGGAGCAGAAGTGGCGGTGGTACCAACTGCGACCCTGCCTAA